Proteins encoded within one genomic window of uncultured Sphingopyxis sp.:
- a CDS encoding winged helix-turn-helix domain-containing protein, whose translation MTDSERLGDQLAFGPFRLWPDERLLTRNGEPVPIGGRSFDLLVALIEKPGAVLSKRDLLKRVWSDVVVEDGSLRFHMAGLRKLLGDGQGGARYIATQVGVGYAFVAPVERRAAAGVSAGTVAPSADGIAGGDGGRTPALPPQPQLVGRERDVERLGERIAGTPLFTIVGPAGVGKTSLAVEIAHRRASDFGGHAAFVDFAMLEDSAVVPSMIAGAMGIAVDGDDPLAVILGHIREHRFLLVLDNCEHLIEPIATIVERFIDEAPLMRLIATSREPLRVRGEHIHRLGALPYPEDTGGLTVEQILAYPAVELFCSRVAAADSDFVADEETMHLAAGICRRLDGMALPIELVAVRAATHGIPATARQLGERFSLGWSGRRTAQRRQKTLQATLDWSYDLLPVAEKILFERLSIFVGPFSIDAALHVAADGSLGSDEVALALDELAAKSLVAVNRTGGAGIYRLLEMTRAYAREKLRARGIGEFAAAARRHASFYLDELEAITGDDEENALEDTTPLRQQLGNIRSALDFSFGDDGDLKTGVRLAAASAPVFLNLSHLIECQSWCARALAEAGHAGGGTAPEVELELQGALGTALMFTQGNGTAAGDALGHALDLATRLEDRWNQLRMLARLHIFSKRLGAYAAARSHAGRAVEVAAHIGGGEASGIARSLSGISHYLAGDLLRARAELEDAMEKSGPALRSRTIRYGFDNRSRTGIALAYTLWLAGEVEQANRLARQTVRETGQLEHGITQCIALVWAAIIHLWSDDLEAAEEAVEALSARAQASALGPYIVAAQGFRGALDFERGTRADALATLEKSIASLRAARYELLVTPFTLMLLWGLLRSERLRDAQDLAEAAISRCEGLGELFAMPELLRIKAELVRRIDGDHAMSEKLLRDAMSLARGQGARAWQVRIEKMLSA comes from the coding sequence GTGACCGACAGCGAGAGACTCGGCGATCAATTGGCATTCGGGCCATTCCGCCTGTGGCCGGACGAAAGGCTGCTGACGCGGAACGGCGAACCGGTCCCGATCGGCGGACGCTCGTTCGACCTTCTCGTCGCCCTGATCGAAAAGCCCGGAGCGGTGCTGTCGAAGCGCGATCTTCTGAAGCGGGTGTGGTCCGACGTCGTCGTCGAAGACGGCAGCCTTCGCTTTCACATGGCGGGCCTCCGCAAATTGCTGGGCGATGGTCAGGGCGGCGCCCGTTATATCGCGACGCAGGTCGGCGTCGGCTATGCCTTTGTCGCGCCAGTGGAACGGCGGGCGGCCGCCGGTGTCTCCGCTGGCACGGTAGCGCCGAGCGCCGACGGCATCGCAGGCGGTGACGGTGGTCGCACACCCGCTCTGCCGCCGCAGCCGCAGCTGGTCGGGCGCGAGCGGGATGTGGAACGGCTCGGCGAGCGGATCGCCGGCACGCCCCTGTTCACGATCGTCGGTCCGGCGGGGGTGGGCAAGACATCGCTCGCGGTGGAAATAGCGCATCGCAGGGCTTCCGACTTCGGCGGCCATGCCGCCTTTGTCGACTTCGCCATGCTGGAGGATTCCGCGGTCGTACCGTCGATGATCGCGGGAGCGATGGGCATTGCCGTCGATGGCGACGATCCGCTCGCGGTGATCCTCGGGCATATCCGTGAGCACCGCTTCCTCCTGGTCCTCGACAATTGCGAGCATTTGATCGAACCGATCGCGACGATCGTCGAGCGCTTCATCGACGAGGCGCCTCTCATGCGTCTCATCGCCACATCGCGCGAGCCGCTCAGGGTTCGCGGCGAGCATATTCACCGCCTGGGAGCCTTGCCCTATCCCGAGGACACCGGCGGCCTCACGGTCGAACAAATCCTCGCCTATCCCGCGGTCGAGCTTTTTTGCTCGCGCGTCGCCGCCGCCGACAGCGACTTCGTCGCGGATGAGGAGACGATGCACCTTGCCGCTGGCATCTGCCGCCGGCTCGACGGCATGGCGCTGCCGATCGAGCTCGTCGCCGTACGCGCGGCGACCCACGGCATTCCGGCGACGGCGCGCCAGCTCGGCGAGCGATTCAGTCTCGGCTGGTCGGGCCGGCGAACCGCCCAGCGGCGCCAGAAAACCCTGCAAGCGACGCTCGATTGGAGCTATGACCTCCTTCCCGTAGCCGAAAAGATCCTGTTCGAGCGGCTCTCGATTTTCGTTGGCCCCTTCTCGATCGATGCCGCGCTCCATGTCGCCGCTGACGGAAGCCTGGGATCGGACGAAGTGGCGCTGGCGCTCGACGAACTGGCGGCGAAATCGCTCGTCGCGGTCAATCGCACCGGCGGCGCCGGCATCTATCGTCTGCTTGAAATGACCCGCGCCTATGCCCGGGAGAAATTGCGCGCGCGGGGGATCGGCGAATTTGCTGCCGCGGCGCGCCGCCATGCGAGCTTTTACCTCGACGAACTCGAGGCGATCACCGGTGATGACGAGGAGAACGCGCTCGAAGACACCACGCCGCTTCGCCAGCAACTCGGCAATATTCGGAGCGCGCTGGACTTCAGCTTCGGCGATGATGGCGACCTGAAAACCGGCGTGCGCCTCGCCGCGGCGAGCGCACCCGTCTTTCTCAACCTGTCGCATCTGATCGAGTGCCAGAGCTGGTGCGCCCGCGCGCTCGCCGAAGCGGGACATGCCGGCGGCGGGACCGCGCCCGAGGTGGAACTGGAGCTTCAGGGGGCACTGGGAACGGCGCTGATGTTTACGCAGGGCAACGGCACGGCGGCGGGCGATGCGCTGGGCCATGCGCTCGACCTCGCGACTCGGCTGGAAGATCGCTGGAACCAGCTGCGGATGCTCGCCCGTCTGCACATTTTCAGCAAACGGCTTGGCGCTTATGCCGCTGCCCGATCCCATGCCGGGCGGGCAGTCGAGGTCGCGGCGCATATCGGCGGCGGCGAGGCGTCCGGCATCGCCCGCTCCCTGTCGGGCATTTCGCACTATCTCGCGGGCGACCTGCTGCGCGCACGCGCCGAACTCGAAGATGCCATGGAAAAGAGCGGGCCGGCGCTGCGGAGCCGGACGATCCGTTACGGCTTCGACAACCGCAGCCGGACCGGGATCGCACTCGCCTATACGCTCTGGCTTGCGGGCGAAGTAGAGCAAGCGAACCGCCTGGCCCGGCAGACGGTTCGCGAGACCGGGCAGCTCGAGCACGGGATCACCCAGTGCATAGCGCTGGTCTGGGCGGCGATCATCCATCTGTGGAGCGACGATCTCGAGGCGGCGGAAGAAGCGGTCGAGGCTCTTTCCGCACGCGCGCAGGCCAGTGCGCTCGGTCCCTATATCGTCGCGGCTCAAGGCTTTCGCGGCGCGCTCGATTTCGAGCGCGGAACGCGGGCGGATGCCCTCGCTACCCTCGAAAAGAGTATCGCCAGCCTGCGTGCCGCTCGATACGAGCTGCTCGTAACGCCGTTCACGCTCATGCTGCTATGGGGTTTGCTGCGCAGCGAGCGGCTTCGCGACGCGCAGGATCTCGCCGAAGCCGCAATATCCCGCTGCGAAGGGCTGGGCGAACTCTTCGCCATGCCCGAACTTTTGCGGATCAAGGCGGAACTGGTCCGTCGGATCGATGGCGATCACGCGATGAGCGAGAAATTGCTCCGCGACGCGATGTCCCTCGCCCGCGGGCAAGGGGCGCGAGCCTGGCAAGTTCGCATAGAGAAGATGCTGTCCGCATAG
- a CDS encoding TetR/AcrR family transcriptional regulator, producing MGDMARPKEFDVEAAVDAAVEIFREHGFEGTSAQMLVDTMKIGRQSLYDTFGDKWGLYCAAVRHYSQGEVREHIEVLDRHDRAIEGIRAMLERVAAEAERPCLGVGSITEFGCTRPELVKIRQASGDILGRALAKALGAARDQGDLAADLDIDQLVTFLIATISAIRLTARGGAGRDQVSGLADLAMRSLR from the coding sequence ATGGGCGATATGGCACGACCCAAGGAATTCGATGTGGAGGCCGCCGTCGATGCTGCCGTGGAAATATTCCGCGAGCATGGCTTCGAAGGCACCTCGGCCCAGATGCTTGTCGATACGATGAAAATCGGCCGTCAAAGCCTGTACGACACGTTCGGCGACAAATGGGGACTCTATTGCGCTGCTGTGAGGCATTATTCGCAGGGCGAGGTGCGGGAGCATATCGAGGTGCTCGATCGCCACGACAGGGCGATCGAGGGGATTCGCGCGATGCTGGAACGCGTGGCGGCGGAGGCCGAACGCCCTTGTCTCGGTGTGGGATCGATCACCGAATTTGGTTGCACGCGCCCCGAACTCGTAAAAATACGCCAGGCATCCGGCGATATTCTGGGCCGGGCTCTCGCGAAGGCGCTTGGCGCGGCGCGGGACCAGGGCGATCTGGCAGCGGATCTCGATATTGATCAGCTCGTGACTTTCCTGATCGCCACGATTTCCGCCATCCGTCTCACTGCGCGCGGCGGAGCGGGGAGGGATCAGGTCTCGGGACTCGCGGACCTTGCCATGCGCTCTCTGCGCTGA
- a CDS encoding quinone oxidoreductase produces MKAVAMTAVGGTDVLKILDLPKPVPGPGEILVDVSAAGVNFMDVGIRQGMAWHEMPLPRVLGAEGAGRIAALGEGVRDLTVGQRVAWVYAPGSYAEHIVLPATSAVPLPDHIDDRLAASLMMQGLTASHFATDFYPVQPGDVALVHAAAGGLGQLLTQIIKLRGGTVIGRVSSAAKIDAAKAAGADHVIVADAGDFADEVLRLTGGEGVHVVYDGSGPATFEGSLASLRRSGTFCWYGPVLGGPGGIDIMSLPRSVKIGYAVFSDHIHTPELLRARTARLFEWVREGKVTIAPATEFALPEAAAAHAAMESRATTGKLLLLQGVRDRGADQARIFAGG; encoded by the coding sequence ATGAAAGCTGTTGCGATGACCGCGGTGGGCGGGACCGATGTGTTGAAGATCCTCGATCTGCCCAAGCCCGTTCCGGGGCCGGGCGAAATTCTGGTCGACGTTTCGGCCGCCGGGGTGAATTTCATGGATGTGGGGATCAGGCAGGGCATGGCGTGGCACGAAATGCCTTTGCCTCGCGTGCTGGGCGCCGAAGGGGCGGGCCGCATCGCGGCGTTGGGCGAGGGGGTCCGCGATCTCACGGTCGGCCAGCGCGTCGCGTGGGTCTATGCGCCGGGCAGTTACGCCGAACATATCGTTCTTCCGGCGACGTCTGCCGTACCGCTGCCGGATCATATCGATGATCGGCTGGCGGCTTCGCTGATGATGCAGGGGCTGACGGCAAGTCATTTTGCGACCGACTTCTATCCGGTCCAGCCGGGCGACGTCGCGCTGGTGCATGCGGCGGCAGGCGGCCTGGGCCAGCTTCTCACGCAAATCATCAAATTGCGTGGCGGAACGGTGATCGGCAGAGTCTCGTCGGCGGCCAAGATCGACGCGGCCAAGGCCGCGGGGGCCGATCATGTGATCGTCGCTGACGCGGGCGACTTCGCGGACGAGGTGCTCCGCCTGACCGGGGGCGAGGGCGTCCACGTCGTCTATGACGGTTCGGGTCCCGCCACTTTCGAAGGATCACTCGCGTCGCTGCGCCGCTCGGGCACATTCTGCTGGTATGGGCCGGTATTGGGCGGCCCGGGCGGGATCGACATCATGAGCCTGCCGCGGAGCGTCAAGATCGGCTACGCCGTTTTCTCCGACCACATCCATACACCTGAATTGCTCCGTGCCCGCACGGCGCGGCTGTTCGAATGGGTGCGCGAAGGCAAGGTGACGATCGCGCCGGCGACCGAGTTCGCCTTGCCGGAGGCGGCGGCTGCCCATGCAGCGATGGAAAGCCGGGCGACCACCGGCAAGCTGCTGCTGCTCCAGGGCGTGCGCGACAGGGGGGCGGATCAAGCCCGGATATTCGCCGGAGGTTGA
- the ccmC gene encoding heme ABC transporter permease CcmC, translated as MHAYANPTRFLAIAKPLTPWLLGAGLLFALAGAWAGLAMVPGDYKQGETARILYVHVPSAWLGMGGWTSLAVAGLVQLVWRHPLSGIAARAIAVPGMLFTALCLATGSIWGRPTWGTWWEWDGRMTSMLVLLFLYAGFIALTSGDDGQRQGGSLSRGAAIYALVGAINIPIINRSVVWWNSLHQGPSITLRGSSIDGALLWPLGLTVLGFSLLFGAIVLMRMRRIIADNRVASRLRRLADEED; from the coding sequence ATGCACGCCTACGCCAATCCGACCCGTTTTCTGGCGATCGCCAAGCCGCTGACGCCGTGGTTGCTCGGCGCCGGGCTGCTGTTCGCGCTCGCCGGGGCGTGGGCCGGGCTGGCGATGGTGCCGGGCGACTACAAGCAGGGCGAGACCGCGCGCATCCTCTATGTCCACGTCCCTTCGGCGTGGCTCGGCATGGGCGGGTGGACGTCGCTCGCGGTCGCGGGACTGGTCCAGCTCGTGTGGCGGCATCCTTTGTCGGGCATCGCCGCGCGCGCGATCGCGGTGCCGGGGATGCTGTTCACCGCGCTCTGCCTTGCGACCGGATCGATCTGGGGCCGCCCGACCTGGGGGACCTGGTGGGAGTGGGACGGCCGGATGACGTCGATGCTCGTCCTGCTTTTCCTCTATGCCGGCTTCATTGCGTTGACGAGCGGCGATGACGGGCAAAGGCAGGGCGGCTCGCTGTCGCGCGGCGCGGCGATCTATGCGCTGGTCGGCGCGATCAATATTCCGATCATCAACCGCAGCGTCGTGTGGTGGAACAGCCTGCACCAAGGGCCGAGCATCACTTTGCGCGGTTCGAGCATCGACGGCGCCTTGCTGTGGCCGCTGGGCTTGACCGTGCTCGGCTTTTCGCTGCTATTCGGGGCCATCGTGCTGATGCGGATGCGGCGGATCATCGCCGACAACCGCGTCGCGTCGCGGCTGCGGCGATTGGCCGACGAGGAGGATTGA
- the ccmE gene encoding cytochrome c maturation protein CcmE, translating to MKAKHQRLILALVALAGVAGAGVLAASALRDEAAYFRTPAEVAGGRAATGEAMRLGGMVAKGSIVRQADGLTIRFVATDGKASVPVEYKGIVPDLFGEESGMVADGRMRADGVFVADRILAKHDERYMPPQMGDMPKNMKAAAGA from the coding sequence GTGAAGGCCAAGCATCAACGGTTGATTCTGGCGCTGGTCGCGCTGGCCGGCGTGGCCGGCGCGGGCGTGCTCGCGGCGAGCGCACTGCGCGACGAAGCCGCCTATTTCCGCACCCCGGCCGAGGTCGCGGGCGGCCGGGCCGCGACCGGCGAGGCGATGCGGCTCGGCGGCATGGTCGCCAAGGGCAGCATCGTGCGGCAGGCCGACGGGCTGACGATCCGTTTCGTCGCGACCGACGGCAAGGCGTCGGTGCCGGTCGAATATAAGGGCATCGTGCCCGATCTGTTCGGCGAGGAGAGCGGCATGGTCGCCGACGGCCGGATGCGCGCCGACGGTGTGTTCGTGGCCGACCGCATCCTCGCGAAGCACGACGAGCGTTATATGCCGCCGCAGATGGGCGATATGCCGAAGAATATGAAGGCGGCGGCGGGGGCATGA